The DNA segment GGCCCGGCACGGCGTACCCCTGGTGCCGGGCTCTCCGCCCGGCCTGCGGGATGAAGAGCTGATTGCCTTTGCCAAAACCATCGGCTTCCCGGTCATGATCAAGGCCAGTGCCGGGGGCGGTGGCAAAGGGATGCGCGCCGTCCAGGAGCCGGAGCAGTTGCCCGACATGTTGGCTGCGGCGCGACGGGAAGCGGCCAGCGCCTTCGGCAACGATGAAGTCTACATCGAGAAGTTGATTCCCAACGCGCGCCACATCGAAATCCAGATCCTGGCCGACAGCCACGGCAACATCATTCACCTGGGCGAGCGGGAATGCAGCATCCAGCGCCGCCATCAGAAGCTGATCGAAGAGGCCCCCAGCGTGGCCGTAGAGGAAAACCTGCGCCAGGAGATGGGGCGGGTGGCCATTGCCGCGGCGGAAGCCGTCAACTACGTCAACGCCGGGACAGTGGAGTTCCTGTTCGACAGCCGGGACAACCGGTACTACTTCCTGGAGATGAATACTCGTCTCCAGGTGGAACATCCGGTGACCGAGTTTGTGACGGGGATCGACATTGTCAAAGAGCAGATCGCCATTGCGGCCGGTCGGCGCATGCGGTATCGCCAGGAAGACATCACCCCCAAAGGGTGGGCCATCGAATGCCGCATCACGGCGGAAGATCCCTTTAACAACTTTTTGCCCAGCACCGGCACGGTGACCTTTCTGCAGGAACCCACCGGCCCAGGGGTGCGGGTGGAGAGTGCCCTGTACCGGGGCTTTGAGGTGACCCTCTACTACGATCCCATGGTCGCCAAGCTGGTCGTCTGGGGAGAGACCCGGGCCGAGGCGATCTTGCGGATGCGGAGGGCGCTCAACGAATATCGCATCGGTGGCATCAAAACTTCAATCCCGTTCCATCAGTCCATTATGGACAACACGGAGTTTATCTGGGGAACCTTCGACACCGGTTTTCTGGATCGTCTGCGACTCAACCGGGAGATGAGGCGGGCCAAGGAATACGAAAAGATAGCCGCCGTGGCCGCTGCGCTGGTG comes from the Litorilinea aerophila genome and includes:
- the accC gene encoding acetyl-CoA carboxylase biotin carboxylase subunit, whose product is MFKKVLVANRGEIAVRVLRACEERGIPTVAVFSEVDRSALHVRYADEAYCIGPAPSRDSYLRIDKIIDVARKAGVDAIHPGYGFLSENAAFAAACADAGITFIGPPPDAIERMGDKVVARQTVARHGVPLVPGSPPGLRDEELIAFAKTIGFPVMIKASAGGGGKGMRAVQEPEQLPDMLAAARREAASAFGNDEVYIEKLIPNARHIEIQILADSHGNIIHLGERECSIQRRHQKLIEEAPSVAVEENLRQEMGRVAIAAAEAVNYVNAGTVEFLFDSRDNRYYFLEMNTRLQVEHPVTEFVTGIDIVKEQIAIAAGRRMRYRQEDITPKGWAIECRITAEDPFNNFLPSTGTVTFLQEPTGPGVRVESALYRGFEVTLYYDPMVAKLVVWGETRAEAILRMRRALNEYRIGGIKTSIPFHQSIMDNTEFIWGTFDTGFLDRLRLNREMRRAKEYEKIAAVAAALVAHEEGRKAVHIGNAQADSRRNLWKQAGRIRAVRGLW